A genomic segment from Pseudomonas sp. M30-35 encodes:
- a CDS encoding DUF2269 family protein, which translates to MEHYQLVKIAHSAVAILLLLGLLAHVFMLWKAQRSADAAVLQRKLKRTRFISMPVLGLLALTLPFSGYWMVDMTGLPLSQMWLLASSVLFAVLVILGLLLSGRLRVWLALGGAPASAGLKRFCMVYAALIFIVLIAIMGLMGAKPV; encoded by the coding sequence ATGGAACATTATCAACTGGTAAAAATTGCCCACAGCGCCGTAGCCATACTTCTGCTGCTCGGTCTGCTGGCGCATGTGTTTATGCTCTGGAAGGCTCAGCGCAGCGCTGATGCAGCGGTACTGCAACGCAAACTCAAACGTACGCGTTTTATTAGCATGCCGGTGCTGGGCTTGCTGGCGCTGACGTTGCCGTTCAGTGGTTACTGGATGGTTGACATGACAGGGCTACCGCTCAGCCAGATGTGGTTGTTGGCGAGCAGTGTGTTGTTTGCGGTGCTGGTGATTCTGGGCTTGTTGCTATCCGGACGCCTGCGTGTCTGGCTGGCTTTGGGTGGAGCGCCAGCCTCGGCAGGCTTGAAGCGCTTCTGCATGGTTTACGCGGCGCTGATCTTTATCGTGCTGATCGCGATCATGGGGCTGATGGGCGCTAAGCCGGTTTAA
- a CDS encoding HAD family phosphatase: protein MRLALFDLDNTLLGGDSDHAWGDYLCERGILDGIAYKNRNDEFYQDYLAGTLNITDYLNFTLDILGRTEMSQLQQWHDDFMRDCIEPIILAKAEALLEQHRKAGDKLVIITATNRFVTGPIAKRLGVETLLATECEMAAGRYTGRTTDVPCFKEGKVTRLNRWLEETGYTLEDSYFYSDSMNDLPLLEQVSHAFAVDPDPRLQAEAEQRGWPVISLR from the coding sequence GTGCGCTTGGCTTTATTTGATCTCGACAACACCCTGCTTGGCGGCGACAGCGACCACGCATGGGGCGACTATTTGTGTGAGCGTGGCATTCTCGATGGCATCGCCTACAAGAACCGCAATGACGAGTTCTATCAGGACTATCTAGCGGGCACGCTGAACATCACCGACTACCTGAATTTCACCTTGGATATTCTCGGTCGCACTGAAATGAGCCAGCTGCAGCAGTGGCACGACGACTTTATGCGCGACTGTATAGAACCGATTATTTTGGCTAAGGCTGAAGCCCTGCTGGAGCAACACCGCAAGGCGGGCGACAAACTGGTGATCATCACAGCGACCAACCGCTTTGTGACCGGCCCTATTGCCAAGCGACTGGGTGTTGAAACGCTGTTGGCGACCGAGTGCGAAATGGCCGCGGGGCGCTACACCGGGCGCACCACGGACGTACCGTGCTTCAAGGAAGGCAAGGTCACCCGACTTAATCGCTGGCTCGAAGAAACCGGCTACACCCTGGAAGACAGCTACTTCTACAGCGACTCGATGAACGACTTGCCGCTGCTTGAACAGGTTAGCCACGCTTTCGCCGTTGACCCAGACCCACGCCTACAAGCTGAAGCTGAACAACGTGGATGGCCGGTGATTTCGCTGCGTTAA
- a CDS encoding RNA pyrophosphohydrolase — protein MIDSDGFRPNVGIILTNDAGQVLWARRINQDAWQFPQGGINDNESPEDALYRELNEEVGLEQRDVEILACTRGWLRYRLPQRLVRTHSQPLCIGQKQKWFLLRLTADEQRVRMDLTNKPEFDGWKWVSYWYPLGQVVTFKREVYRRALKELAPRLLTRD, from the coding sequence GTGATCGACTCCGATGGTTTCCGCCCGAACGTCGGTATCATTTTGACTAATGATGCCGGGCAAGTGCTATGGGCGCGCCGGATTAACCAGGACGCTTGGCAATTCCCACAAGGTGGGATCAACGATAATGAGTCGCCAGAAGACGCGCTTTATCGCGAGTTGAATGAAGAAGTTGGGCTTGAACAGCGCGATGTTGAAATTCTCGCCTGCACTCGAGGCTGGTTGAGGTATCGTTTGCCTCAACGGTTGGTGCGCACGCACAGTCAACCGCTGTGTATTGGTCAGAAACAGAAGTGGTTTTTGCTGCGCCTAACCGCTGATGAACAGCGCGTACGCATGGATCTAACCAATAAACCTGAGTTTGATGGCTGGAAGTGGGTCAGTTATTGGTATCCTCTCGGTCAGGTCGTCACATTTAAACGCGAGGTGTATCGTCGCGCCCTTAAAGAACTCGCTCCGCGTTTGTTGACGCGGGACTGA